In the Telopea speciosissima isolate NSW1024214 ecotype Mountain lineage chromosome 2, Tspe_v1, whole genome shotgun sequence genome, one interval contains:
- the LOC122649579 gene encoding 50S ribosomal protein L21, mitochondrial-like isoform X1: MANRRCLSTLTRHCQSLLSSNASLHSLRTLPHLRTLPAFEPLSVVPTSHSHDIRDLESIFVVQPRFLRHFSSGRRNSEGSDDEDDEDHDGGEVEEDEDEDEEVGESSDGDGQDENARVSNCSVSRSYSLEEKEAEAAAIGYKVIGPLDPSERPFKHREEAFAVVQIGSHQFKVSNGDNIYTERLKFCEVNDKLILNRVLMLGSRTQTIIGRPTLPEAIVHAVVEEHALDAKVIIFKKKRRKNYRRTKGHRQELTRLRITNIEGIQKPEKVKVEKPEKVKVGKPEKEILEKPEKEAVAA, translated from the exons ATGGCGAATAGGCGATGCCTCAGTACTCTCACTCGCCACTGCCAGTCTCTATTATCCTCCAACGCTTCCCTTCATAGCCTCAGGACTTTACCTCATCTTCGCACCCTTCCTGCATTTGAACCTCTCTCGGTTGTTCCCACCTCACACTCCCATGACATCCGTGACTTGGAGTCCATTTTTGTAGTTCAACCCAGATTTCTTCGTCATTTTTCATCCGGAAGGAGAAATTCTGAGGGAAGTGACGATGAAGACGATGAGGATCATGACGGAGGTGAAGtagaggaggatgaggatgaagacgaagaagtggGAGAAAGTAGTGATGGAGATGGGCAAGATGAAAATGCTCGGGTGTCGAATTGCTCTGTGAGTAGATCCTATTCATTGGAGGAGAAGGAGGCGGAAGCGGCCGCGATTGGGTACAAGGTGATTGGTCCTCTCGACCCTTCAGAGCGACCCTTTAAGCATCGGGAGGAGGCTTTTGCTGTTGTTCAG ATTGGTTCTCATCAGTTTAAAGTGAGCAACGGAGATAACATCTACACCGAGAGATTGAAATTCTGCGAGGTCAATGACAAG TTGATTCTGAACAGGGTTCTCATGCTTGGATCAAGGACCCAAACCATCATAGGCAGGCCTACGTTGCCAGAAGCAATTGTTCATGCAGTTGTTGAAGAGCAT GCATTGGATGCTAAGGTAATTATatttaagaaaaagagaaggaagaattatCGTCGGACCAAGGGGCACCGCCAG GAATTGACAAGGCTGAGAATTACTAATATTGAGGGAATTCAGAAGCCAGAAAAGGTAAAAGTTGAGAAGCCAGAAAAGGTGAAAGTTGGGAAGCCTGAAAAGGAAATACTGGAGAAGCCAGAAAAGGAAGCAGTTGCTGCATAA
- the LOC122649579 gene encoding 50S ribosomal protein L21, mitochondrial-like isoform X2, which translates to MANRRCLSTLTRHCQSLLSSNASLHSLRTLPHLRTLPAFEPLSVVPTSHSHDIRDLESIFVVQPRFLRHFSSGRRNSEGSDDEDDEDHDGGEVEEDEDEDEEVGESSDGDGQDENARVSNCSVSRSYSLEEKEAEAAAIGYKVIGPLDPSERPFKHREEAFAVVQIGSHQFKVSNGDNIYTERLKFCEVNDKLILNRVLMLGSRTQTIIGRPTLPEAIVHAVVEEHALDAKVIIFKKKRRKNYRRTKGHRQELTRLRITNIEGIQKPEKVKVEKPEKEAVAA; encoded by the exons ATGGCGAATAGGCGATGCCTCAGTACTCTCACTCGCCACTGCCAGTCTCTATTATCCTCCAACGCTTCCCTTCATAGCCTCAGGACTTTACCTCATCTTCGCACCCTTCCTGCATTTGAACCTCTCTCGGTTGTTCCCACCTCACACTCCCATGACATCCGTGACTTGGAGTCCATTTTTGTAGTTCAACCCAGATTTCTTCGTCATTTTTCATCCGGAAGGAGAAATTCTGAGGGAAGTGACGATGAAGACGATGAGGATCATGACGGAGGTGAAGtagaggaggatgaggatgaagacgaagaagtggGAGAAAGTAGTGATGGAGATGGGCAAGATGAAAATGCTCGGGTGTCGAATTGCTCTGTGAGTAGATCCTATTCATTGGAGGAGAAGGAGGCGGAAGCGGCCGCGATTGGGTACAAGGTGATTGGTCCTCTCGACCCTTCAGAGCGACCCTTTAAGCATCGGGAGGAGGCTTTTGCTGTTGTTCAG ATTGGTTCTCATCAGTTTAAAGTGAGCAACGGAGATAACATCTACACCGAGAGATTGAAATTCTGCGAGGTCAATGACAAG TTGATTCTGAACAGGGTTCTCATGCTTGGATCAAGGACCCAAACCATCATAGGCAGGCCTACGTTGCCAGAAGCAATTGTTCATGCAGTTGTTGAAGAGCAT GCATTGGATGCTAAGGTAATTATatttaagaaaaagagaaggaagaattatCGTCGGACCAAGGGGCACCGCCAG GAATTGACAAGGCTGAGAATTACTAATATTGAGGGAATTCAGAAGCCAGAAAAGGTAAAAGTTGAGAAGCCAGAAAAG GAAGCAGTTGCTGCATAA